One window from the genome of Candidatus Margulisiibacteriota bacterium encodes:
- a CDS encoding ribonuclease HII translates to MNNYVIGIDEAGRGALAGPVVAAAVIFSKEQDISTFKDSKKLTHTQRENIYEHIISESLAIGIGVVHHDVIDRINILQATFVAMKKAVLGTGLSSRIILIDGNKIIPGFDNKQKSIIKGDDKVPLISAASIVAKVIRDRIMCGYGKVYCEYGFAQHKGYGTKLHYSNISRVGLSKIHRRSFNTSEQLSLF, encoded by the coding sequence ATGAACAATTACGTTATTGGTATTGATGAAGCGGGCAGAGGAGCTTTGGCTGGACCAGTGGTTGCGGCTGCAGTTATTTTTTCAAAAGAACAAGACATCTCAACATTTAAAGATTCAAAAAAACTAACCCACACTCAACGAGAAAATATTTATGAGCATATTATTTCTGAGTCTTTGGCAATTGGTATTGGGGTAGTTCATCACGATGTGATTGATAGAATCAATATACTTCAGGCGACTTTTGTGGCTATGAAGAAAGCTGTTTTAGGCACAGGCTTATCTTCAAGGATTATATTAATAGATGGAAATAAAATTATTCCTGGTTTTGATAATAAACAAAAATCAATAATTAAGGGTGATGATAAGGTGCCGCTTATTTCTGCTGCTTCTATTGTTGCGAAGGTAATAAGAGATAGAATCATGTGCGGATATGGTAAAGTTTATTGCGAATATGGCTTTGCTCAGCACAAAGGATATGGTACAAAGCTACATTATTCAAATATTAGTAGAGTTGGGCTTAGCAAAATACATCGACGGTCTTTTAATACATCAGAGCAATTGTCCTTATTTTAA
- a CDS encoding YraN family protein encodes MSVSIGAQGEKIAEKYLMSAGYKILTTNYHSYYGEVDLICSKDETIVFVEVKNYKKDSLTTPYQAVSFSKQQKIIKTAKKYLMENKLDDVAVQFDVLIIERGTVIDHLEGAFLV; translated from the coding sequence ATGAGTGTAAGTATAGGCGCGCAAGGTGAAAAAATAGCCGAAAAATATTTAATGTCAGCCGGATACAAAATATTGACTACAAATTATCATTCTTATTATGGCGAAGTTGACTTGATTTGTAGCAAAGACGAAACAATAGTTTTTGTTGAAGTAAAGAATTATAAGAAAGATAGCCTGACAACTCCCTATCAAGCAGTTAGTTTTTCCAAGCAACAGAAAATAATTAAGACAGCTAAAAAGTATCTAATGGAAAACAAGCTAGACGATGTGGCAGTTCAGTTTGATGTTTTGATTATAGAAAGAGGCACGGTGATAGATCATCTAGAAGGTGCCTTTCTTGTTTAA
- the pta gene encoding phosphate acetyltransferase: MKLLAEFLNKAKAKKAKIVLPETTDERIIEATKKIIVQEITHIILVGDRDNLQNKFSDYELSKITIYDPVQDSVMTEKLANVLYEKRKNKGMTIEKAIEEVKTKPYYFGALLVNIGEADGMVCGAVCATGETIRATIHCVGLKQGSKLISSFFVMVTPKEEFGIDGTLFFADCGVNPNPNAEELASIAIDTAASFKQLMCREPVVGMLSFSTKGSAKHELVDKVVQATDIVKNARPDLIVDGEFQLDAAIVPAVAIKKAPGSKVAGKANCLIFPDLQAGNIGYKLTERLANAVAIGPIIQGAKKPINDLSRGCSVDDIVYATAITILQIEPEC, from the coding sequence ATGAAATTATTAGCAGAATTTTTAAACAAAGCAAAAGCAAAAAAAGCAAAAATTGTATTACCAGAAACAACAGATGAGCGTATTATTGAAGCAACAAAAAAAATTATCGTTCAAGAAATTACCCATATTATTTTAGTTGGAGATAGAGATAATCTTCAAAATAAATTTTCAGATTACGAACTTTCCAAAATAACAATTTATGATCCAGTTCAGGATTCTGTTATGACTGAAAAACTGGCCAACGTTCTTTATGAAAAGAGAAAAAATAAAGGGATGACAATAGAAAAGGCGATAGAAGAGGTTAAAACAAAACCTTATTATTTTGGTGCTTTATTGGTTAATATTGGTGAAGCTGACGGAATGGTTTGTGGAGCAGTTTGTGCGACAGGAGAAACCATCAGAGCGACAATCCATTGTGTTGGATTAAAACAAGGGAGCAAGCTCATTTCTAGTTTTTTTGTGATGGTAACTCCCAAAGAAGAGTTCGGAATAGATGGCACGCTTTTCTTTGCAGACTGTGGTGTTAACCCCAATCCAAACGCAGAGGAGTTAGCTAGTATTGCAATCGATACGGCTGCTTCTTTTAAACAGCTAATGTGTCGTGAGCCAGTTGTAGGAATGCTTTCATTTTCTACCAAGGGTAGCGCTAAGCACGAATTGGTGGATAAGGTTGTACAGGCAACGGACATTGTTAAAAATGCTAGGCCTGATTTGATTGTTGACGGAGAGTTTCAGCTTGATGCAGCGATTGTTCCTGCTGTAGCTATTAAAAAGGCACCTGGCAGTAAGGTTGCAGGTAAGGCTAACTGTTTAATATTTCCTGATTTACAAGCCGGGAATATTGGTTATAAATTAACAGAACGTTTGGCTAATGCAGTTGCTATTGGGCCAATAATTCAAGGTGCGAAGAAACCAATCAATGATCTCAGTAGAGGATGTAGTGTTGACGATATAGTCTACGCAACAGCAATTACAATACTGCAAATAGAACCAGAATGTTAA
- a CDS encoding acetate kinase, whose translation MLILVLNCGSSSVKYALYDWDKNKLITKGNLERIGQEGGYSSHKEAIENMLLGLAEGEEKVIESIKDINAVGHRVVHGGDKFNKSVLITTEVLNVIRDVAALAPLHNPPNIVGIESAMEILPGVPQVAVFDTAFHQTLPPEAYMYPVPYEWYAKYGIRRYGFHGSSHLYVSKRAAKFLGIASKDADLITLHIGNGVSFTAIEGGKSVDTSMGFTPLEGAMMGTRSGDIDPAIVGYMSEKLSLSAADTIQILNKNSGHLGITGKYTDRRDVVAAMAEGDKRAQLSMDMEIYRINKYIGAYMARLNKVEAIVFTAGVGENNAYIREKAMESLENIGVKLDKEKNKIVNSKYGEAEISAIDSQVKVLVIPTDEEAVLVEDVAAILQGTYDFHWNYKYRFES comes from the coding sequence ATGTTAATCCTTGTATTAAATTGTGGTAGCTCTTCAGTAAAATATGCCTTATACGATTGGGATAAAAATAAATTAATTACAAAAGGAAACTTGGAAAGAATAGGACAAGAAGGTGGTTATTCTTCGCATAAAGAAGCCATCGAAAACATGTTGCTTGGGCTTGCTGAGGGTGAAGAAAAGGTAATTGAGAGCATTAAAGACATCAATGCCGTTGGACATAGAGTGGTTCACGGTGGAGACAAGTTTAATAAATCGGTTCTTATTACAACTGAGGTTTTAAATGTAATACGAGATGTTGCTGCTTTAGCACCGTTGCATAATCCACCGAATATTGTGGGGATAGAATCTGCAATGGAAATCTTGCCTGGGGTTCCTCAGGTTGCAGTTTTTGATACTGCTTTTCATCAAACTTTACCACCTGAAGCTTATATGTATCCCGTTCCCTATGAATGGTATGCAAAGTATGGGATAAGAAGGTATGGATTTCATGGTTCTTCTCATTTATATGTTAGTAAACGGGCTGCAAAATTTTTGGGAATAGCAAGCAAAGATGCTGATTTGATAACTTTGCATATAGGCAATGGAGTTAGTTTTACGGCTATTGAAGGCGGAAAATCTGTAGATACTTCTATGGGATTTACTCCATTGGAGGGAGCAATGATGGGGACAAGATCTGGGGACATTGACCCAGCGATTGTTGGATATATGTCAGAGAAGCTAAGTCTATCAGCTGCTGATACCATCCAGATACTGAACAAAAATAGTGGTCATTTGGGTATTACAGGTAAGTATACAGATAGAAGAGATGTTGTCGCTGCTATGGCTGAGGGTGACAAAAGAGCACAGCTGAGTATGGACATGGAAATTTATAGAATAAATAAATATATTGGTGCTTATATGGCGAGACTGAACAAGGTTGAGGCAATTGTTTTTACCGCAGGTGTTGGTGAAAACAATGCTTACATTAGAGAAAAAGCAATGGAAAGTCTTGAAAATATAGGAGTTAAGCTAGACAAAGAAAAGAATAAAATTGTTAATAGTAAATATGGTGAAGCAGAAATATCCGCAATTGACTCACAAGTAAAGGTTCTTGTAATACCAACAGATGAAGAAGCAGTTTTAGTAGAAGATGTTGCTGCAATTTTACAAGGAACCTATGATTTCCATTGGAATTACAAATATAGGTTTGAAAGCTAG